The DNA window CATCCATATATGAAGGATcaccctcttcccaacacaagATTTTTTATCACCTTGATGAAAGTTTCCGTTAATAGTCTAGAAGTTATAACAGAAAATTGTCCGTTGAGCCATTGTTGGTGCACCTTGAcccacaaaatataaaaagatggCGAGCGATTCTTCTGGAAACAATCCTTTTTTTTTGCGTTTCTAgactttattttgatataagtTCACGTAGCAACTCATAAAATGAAGAAGCGTCCATACGAAActcaaaagaaatatatttgtcTTCTAAGATATTTTGTACACAAAGTAACATTTACTTGCCAAACGATTTTTATCCAAGGTCAGATCTTCAACATTCAGATCATCTTCCTCTACAAAaaaattttactatttcttCTTGTGCTTTTTATCTAAATGTTTGTATACTCATTTGTAAACctgaatttgtttgaatttatcaTAAAGTCTTGTTCTAATCTTTTAGTTGAATCtgttttaaaacaataatttaaaccaaaatataaattagaatcataaataaaaattagcaATATCTTAAAaagttcttttaaaaaaaaatcaaacgcagttcaacaacaaaaaaaacaagttaacaATTACTTAAGAGTAAGATTATCAAAAATCAAGGGGATGTTGAGGACGATAAATATTATAGTGAGCTCTAAATGTAGCATCGAATCTTGCTGCAATCTTTGTCTTATTTTTCTCCATAACCTCGTATAGAAAAGAGGATCATCGTACCTATCAAACATTTTACGTGTCTTTAGTAAATTCACAGTAAAAATGACATCTATATATAAAGAATCACCCTCTTTCCAacacaagttttttttttgtctcctTTTCCATTAATTGATTCAATGTTGGATGATGATTCAACTCGTAAAAACGACCTACAACATTGCTGAACTCATCACCATGTGTATGTATCACAACTTTTGATCTTTTTCAATCAACTTATAGTCGATATGGATTaactacaaaaatatataattggtattactaataattaaaaataaatcattcaacgtatattaaaaaataaaaacaagaatattctcagatgttataattatatatatataattatgagaaaaaatatgataagaaaatatatatatatatatatatatatatatatatatatatatataaatatataaattaaaattctataaacgaatttaaaatattattaactaattggttaaaatgttaaagttattattagaaatattgtacatttatctattttttagttaaaatgttgaacttatattataatattacaaattcaAGACTCGtgtatcacatttttttttatctatcatttcaagtttatgggtggtTAATTCACAACTCGGCAATCcagataatttaaaattatatatatatatatatatattttatcaatatctTGCGAAACAAGAAAAGGTTAATCCAACAttcttttctaaattatttagaaatatttatgaaatattcttAACTCAAGATCGATGTTCTTCCGCAACTTTCCAAATAAGAATAGTAGTGCTAGATCAAACACAGGAGGAGGCAGAGGCCGCGGTAAAGTCCGATGCGGATAACCTAATTATGTGCGTGATTCATGAACAACGATGGGAAGTGTGCAATGGTGTTAAAGCAAGACTTGTAGACTATAATCCACGGTCAGAGCTCCAACGACTTTACACAGTATTGTTTAACCACATAACAAATTTGAAACAAGAGGGAATGGTTAGTTGATCTCATTTCCTTATTGATACTTCTGAGTTTTTCCAACCATTGCTGTATTATGATGATGCCGAGAGAAAAAGAGTGCTACAAACTTAAGATATACTCATTCTTATGAAAGATGGgcaatcaatataatataatataatattatatatattaaccaattaaaaagaagaaaaaattgatatataaatttaacaatcacaaaaagtttaaaaaaagagTTTTGAAATCTAATTGACCCAAACAATAAGACAATTTGACAATTcaaccataaaaaaaaaatcaagttttaaTCAACTTAAAACTTATAAtgttcaataaattaattttatgcaAAACATTAGTgaattaaaactttttttttgtctccTATTATTTTATCCATATCCTTTTGTATGTTTCATGTTTATTATCAGACAAACAATAGAggtttaaaaacaaaaaataaaaagaaagcaCCCACAATCAACtaacaaacaaacatatatatgttattattaggTCTGTCTGCAATTGATACTAGCTGCAATGAAGTGTTCAAAATTCCCATCTAAAACAAAGTTCAAGTCATTCAATTGGGTACCCGTTTTTACATCTTGTACAATCTTGTTTGGATGAAAAACGTAACGTCTAGCCTGCTCCTCCCATACCCCACCAATTGCATTTCTTTCTACGCTTTTCACGTCCGATAATCCCAGTCCTCTCATAATCACTAGGAGTTTCGCTTTCAGCCTGTTAATTGCCTTCATTTTGTTCGCAAAACAGCTTCTTTCCCCTGAACGTTATCAAAACATTCATCTTAAAACAACTACACATGCAGTTATAATTTCCCTATTAGCAAAGATGAAAGCTTTTTTGGTTTTTTACCTGATGACTTAACCCTTAGACCGGTTGGGAGGTGATGAATGGAAACAGCACTTCCAATATGATTATTCTTTGCCCGTGAAGAAAGCGATGAAATCTCAAGATCCTCGTCATTAATAAGCAGGTCAGGACTCGTCTCTAAAAATAAAGGAATGACATCCACTGCAGCCAAACTAACCTACCAAATATAAGTTCAATCAAAATTTTaggacatttaaaaaaaagttatgaagCCAACTTGTCAAATCTTGCTGTATATACCATATGGGGAGAAGATGTCTCTGGAAAACTGCCTATCATGCTGTGAACGCCTCTTTCACCCAAAAGATAGCCATAAGCGTACTTGAATTCGAACTCTATTTCCACCGATTTTATACCACCATCAGCTAGAAGACATTTCTCAACTATTCTTCCTTTAAATCCTTGTTTCTCAGCCCATTTTGTATACATCTTTAGTAGCTTCTCTACCCATATCTGCcaattacaaatttaaacattaaatacaaaaCCTGGCCAAATAGTTGTTTCCACATATCAAAAACaaagataaaattttgaatgtttctttatttgaaaacatatccAAATGTGTTGCCACATACCACAGCTAGATACTAATtgtcaagaatttcaaaagaatCAAGTACTTTCCACAAAAAATCTCGACAAGGAGATTGTGAcacccatttggaaacacataCTGTTTTTGTGTATGAATCAAATTCTATCcagatacaaaaacaataaatttgttCCTATGTGAACCTCAAAGCACATTGTTGCAGAATATGTTAATTTGTTTCCTTCAAACCTCTGATTGGAAGCCCATAGTTCCAGCTTCAATCTTCACACAAGCCCCTTCATTATCAAATGGCCCTCTTAGAAGATTAGACAACTCATACTCATCCAACAATTTGCTCACATCTAAAGATGCAGTGTAAGCTTGTCTGAAAAACCCATAATTTATAGCATCCAAATCCACAAGCTGAGTTATCAACTTAGCTTCTTCAGCCTGCACATAAAAGAAACAACAACTTCTTATCAGAAACGGTGATTCCATTTCCTAAATGTTAACTATTATTCAAACATCATTACCTTGTAAGTTAGGTCTTTGAGAGCTTCAACTACTTTAGTACTGTTAGCTAACTTAACAAGAAGGTCACTTGATTGATGTACATTATTCCACAAGTCATGCCCACGTACCCTTTCTTCTTGCTTAATGCGTCTAGCTTCTTCACGCTCTAAAGCCATTGGCGCTAACAATTCAGCTCGGTCAACAGCAGCTTCGATTTTCTTTCTCAATGAGAACATACCTAAACTAGGAGAGACAGACAGTACTGTCACTATAACCCAGCAAATATATTCATCAAATTCCAGCCCACGAACATGGGAAAttgaaaaaatgtattaattttcgTGGGTATGATGGAAAAATAGAAAATTGATAAGAAGGGAAGGCATAATAACCTAGTTCTTTGAAGGCTTTGTCGTTGTCATCGGATAACTGAGTAGCTCGAACTGAGAAGAGTGAAGGACGATGCATTCTGAATGAGAGGGATTTTGATGGTTTCCATTTTGGGGCAAAGGGACCAACTGAATCTATTGCTCCACCACAAACTGGTTCAACAGCCGCCATTTTAGGATGAGAGGCGCGAGAGCTGGATGTTTTTTTGTTTCAAAACCCAAAAACATATGGCCGGCCGCCGCAGGGTTCTTCTACCACACCAATCTCCACCGCCATGATTATGTTGGGACACGTTGTCTGGTTAAATGTGAGCCattgatttcattttcaaaaatcattattttatagtCACTTCTAACTTCAATTTACTTTTTACTAAAAGATTTGgaattttgttttaaagaattcaaaattattatactaAAGTAATAATACAAAGCATAAATTTGGTATCAATATTTGAGTAGTAGATGTACTTAGAAAATGAAATTTCTTTCTgtgtattaaattcaaacactaTCAAATGTTACTACATCCTTATTGATactattcattaattatttccaaatttagcacAGGCCagataattttttcaaatttaacctTTTGCCCATGAGAAAATACTCTTTTGCccttcaattaaaaaataacatttttttttctttccctttCTGTTTTCCCTCTCTctcctcttttcatattttcGAAACAAAGCAAccaccatcttcttcttcttctcctctccccCGACGACGAAGCTGAAGGAACCAACGAAGccaccatcatcatcttcttcttattctcctCTCCTCCTCCGACGAAGCCGAAAGAACCAACGAAGCAACTCAGAACGAAGCCACCACCatcatctttttcttcttcttctcctctctccCGACGACTATCCGACCCCCGACGACGGAAAAAAGCAAAACGAACGAATGTTGAGGTTGAGCCCCCGATcttgtcgcagacgaatgcgcatctgtcgcagtcgtctgcgacagatgcacattcgcctgcgacagatgcgtattcgcctgcgacagatgcgcattcgtctgcgacagcctgcaacagccttcgacatatgcattttaaacccaaaacgattcagtcagccaataaacctaaacataaacaataaacactaaaaccctaaaccctaaaccttcgTTCTTCATTCATTCTAGTCGTTCGTTCTACTTGGATAGTCGTTCGTTGTCTTGGATCGTCGCTCGGTTAGTCGTCGGGGGCTCAGATAGTCGTCGGAGAGGTGGGGTTTGGGGGGTTGGATCGTGTCGTCGTCGGGGGTTTCGGGAAAGAGGAAGAAACTGAAGGCGGTTtcgaaatatgaaaagaggagAGGGAGAGAAGAAACTGAAAGGCAAAAAGGCaaaaagtcttttttttattttttttatttgagggtAAAAAGGTCTTTTACCATAGgcaaaatgttatatttaaaaaaattatttggccTATGTTAAATGTGGAAATAGTCCTATTAggagggttatttcgtcaaatttcccaattcCAATCAAATatgagtttttattaatttttaattaatttatttatttattaaaatgtttttttttaatttaaatttaacaaaaataaaataaatgttttttcttactctaaaaaaataaaaatacctaAAATTTGGAAATGTTTGATTCTTGTTCAAACAAGGGGTGTTTTATTTGACCTAAATTAGAATACAACTTCTTTTGCTAATTAGAAGAGGTATATAAAGATAGTAGAGATCatgtttagttttttaaaaaaaatacaaaattaagtttaagttgtaataattagtaaaaaaattgatttaacaCGAGGTTCTGTGGTGTAGTGGTTATCACGTCTGCTTTACACGCAGTAGTTCCCCAGTTCGATCCTGGGCagcatcatttattttttttattttgtaaaacacATTATGAACAAGTTTGTTTAATAACACACTAATATATACATGTGTTGTTGAACTGAAGTATTATGTGTAAAGATTGATATTCAATCATAATCacttctattatatatatatttaaaagtgatTCATCCTAGCTATATATTTTCACTATCACTTTTACTCCATATGCCATATTGCAATCAATTTCTCAACTATAGTTTCTGTCTATATATAGCCTAACAATGAAAGAGTTTAGCCCAATTCAACTCTTAATTACGTCAATTTCTCATTTTGACTTCTGAATAGTCCGGGTGAAAACTATGGTTTGAAATCTGTCTTTTTCAGCCATGTTCGTTAGGGCTGTTGCAGGGAAGACCAAGAGCGTGGGTTCAACCTAACCTAGTTGACTACGGTTGACGGTGGTTTGGTGCtgcttaacatatttttattttattttttataaatagaatagaacaccattaataatatataacattaatttcgTGCATTTGAAcagataataatataaataaaatattatttatatataaatattaatattgttcaaatttaattaatttaaaattaaatttagtttataaaaattaagtttaattcaaaattttaatgttaacgtatattttaaaatttatcaaatctaaaagaataaaaattaatttataagtttgaaaaacaattaaaagaaatGTAGATTTTTCTTAGTTAGAATTAAGTCAATTACACCATTTATCTGTATAGTTACGATAGATCGATCTAgagattttacttaaaattgtgtcatacatttttctcttatctaaaataaatgttagacgtgcTTTACACTATTATATTTACTCTCACTTCGGTAAACCAACCagcaaatctcaatcgacatttcatctcgtgacctcacacattttcacacaccTTTTATACTccgtcaaaccaaccaccaatccaCCCAAACGGCCATAtttttgtgactcacactttttcataggTCTCTTTATCCATCagcaaaccactcaccaatttTATCGAGacctcttgtgactcacactttttcatatgactCTATATCTCGTCAACAAATCACCCATCAATCTTAGTTGACCTCTTACCCCCCATTTCaataaatcaacaaccaatcttaATCGGCAAcctcggtcaatcaacatctaaTTCATATactcggtcaatcaacatctcattcatatattttaaacaattaatatctaatttgttaaAGACCTTTTATATTTACTCTCACTTaggcaaaccacccactaaatctcaatctcatctcatctcatgaccCCACACACTTATCccttgtcaaaccaaccatcaatcctcatcttgtgactcacacgttttcatatgcctcttttaTCACCTCGATAAACCACATAACAATTTTAGTTGATCTTTataactcacactttttcatatgtgtCTTTATCCCACGACCAACAAACCACCCGATCGAATCTCATCTCTTGATATCACACACCTCAATAAACCACCCATCAATTTTAGTTGACCTCTTACCCCTCACTTCAATAAATCAAAAACCAATCTCAATCCACAACctcagtaaaaaaaaaatctaattcatatactcggtcaatcaacatctaaTTCATATACTCGGTCAATCaatatctcattcatatatttttaaccattaatatataatttgttaaagaCCTTTTATATTTACTCTCACTTaggcaaaccacccactaaatctcaatctcatctcatctcatgaccCAACACACTTTCACACATTCATCCATTGTCAAACCATCCATCAATccttatcttgtgactcacacgtTTTCATGTGCCTCTTTTATCACCTCGATAAACCATATAACAATCATAGTTGATCTCTTATGActtacactttttcatatgtctctttattccAAGACCAACAAACCACCCGATCGAATCTCATCTCTTGATATCACACACCTCAATAAACCACCCATCAATTTTAGTTGACCTCTTACCCCTCACTTCAATAAATCGATAACCAATCTCAATCCACAACCTTAGTCAATCAAATTCTAATTCATATactcggtcaatcaacatctaaTTCATATactcggtcaatcaacatctcattcatatattttaaccattaatatcaaatttgttaaagaCCTTTTATATTTACTCTCACTTaggcaaaccacccactaaaTCTCAATCGAATCTCATCTCATGACTCCACACACTTTAACACACCTATCCCTTGTCATACCAACCATCAATCCTCATCTTGTCACTCACACATTTTCATATGCATCTTTTATCACATCGATAAATCACATAACAATCTTAGTTGATCTCTTataactcacactttttcatatgtctctttatcacACGACTAACAAACCACCCGATCGAATCTCATCTCTTGATATCACACACTTCAATAAACCACCCATTAATTTTAGTTGACCTCTTACCCCTCACTTCaataaatcaacaaccaatctcaattCACAACCTCAGTCAATCAAAATCTAATTCATATactcggtcaatcaacatctaaTTCATATACTCGGTCAataaacatctcattcatatatttttaaccattaatatcaaatttgttaaagaCCTTTTATATTTACTCTCACTTAAGCAAACCACCCACTAAATCTCAATCGAATCTCATATCATGACTCCACACACTTTAACACACCTATCccttgtcaaaccaaccatcaatcctcatcttgtgactcacacgttttcatatgcctcttttaTCACCTCGATAAACCATATAACAATCTTAGTTGATCtttatgactcacactttttcatatgtgtCTTTATCCCACGATCAACAAACCACCCGATCGAATCTCATCTCTTGATATCACACACCTCAATAAACCACCCATTAATTTTAGGTTACCTCTTACCCCTCACTTCAATAAATCGACAACCAATCTCAATCCACAACCTCAGTCAATCAAAATCTAATTCATATACTTGGTCAATCAACATCTAATTCATATACTCGGTCAataaacatctcattcatatttttgtaaccattaatatcaaatttgttaaagaCCTTTTATATTTACTCTCACTTAGGAAAACCACCCACTAAATCTCAATTGAATCTCATCTCATGACCCCACACACTTTAACACACATATCCCTTGTCAAACTAACCATCAATCCTTATCTTGTGACACACACGTTTTCATATGACTCTTTTATCACCTCGATAAACCACATAACAATCTTAGTTGATctcttatgactcacactttttcatatgtctttttATTCCACGACCAACAAACCATCTGATCGAATCTCATCTCTTGATATCACACACTTCAATAAACCACCCATCAATTTTAGTTGACTTCTTACCCCTCACTTAAATAAATCGACAACCAATCTCAATCCACAACCTCAGTCAATCAAAATCTAATTCATATactcggtcaatcaacatctaagtcatatactcggtcaatcaacatctcattcatttATTTTGGTTTGTGGCATTCTATGAAGATTTTAACATTGTCCACGAATGTTTCAGCAATTATCTGAGTAGTGAATGAGACATTTTGAATAGTCTGTCTACTACCACAAATATAACAGTTTTCCCTTATGACTTTCGAAAACTCTCTATGAAATCCATAGAAACCAATTCCCAAAATCGATTGGGAATTGTTAAGGACTGTAGTAGACCTTTGTATGCTAAATTATCTGATTTTTTTTGGCACTTCATAGGTCTAGACAAATTCTCTAATATCTTTCAATATCTCGGGTCAAGAGTAGACTATATGTATCTTCTTTTGGGTGACTAGTGTTCCCAAATGGTCATCCTCTGTTCCTAAATGTATTGCTGCAATTAAGATGTTTTGAACTCATTGTTTTTCTTCACTACTAGTCAATCCATTCTCCTCAGTATTCCATCATCATAGGAAAATTTTGGGTGAGTGTTAGtattttcataaatttctcaaataattttGGCTATGTTGGGATTACCTTCATAAATTTGTGAATCTGTTTTTGGACAACAAGGTGATATACTGAGACCCCTATTTCCCGCCAAGACAACACATCTACCACTAAGTTAACTTTCCCCTTTTTATATTCCACTATGAAATCATATCCCACTAATTTGTAAAGCCATTTTTTCTGGGTCGTGGTTTATACTCTCTATTCCAATAAATATTTGAAGGTTTCGTGGTCTATCTTTACAATGAACTAATTATACTTGAAATAAGATCTTCATTTCTCCACAACAAAAAGTGAATTTAGCAGCTTCTTCTCGTATGTGGATGATGTTAGCTTCCCTAGTTCAATAGTCTTACTAATAAATGAGACATGACAATTTTCTTGTATTAGCACCGCATCAATTCCAACTCCACTTGTATAAATTTCCACCATAAAATGAATTATgaagttatttataaattattgacgtatatttttttagaatttgaatGAGAGAATGTCGTGGCGCAATCTAATtgtctgaaaaaataaaataatttatctctcctctCTTTTTCCATCATTCCTTCTCCCCATCCCTTctcattttcttattatttataaattccaTATGAATCGTTAAAGACAAAACGTTCAAATTgtgagattttaaaaaaattagctTTAATCAATGCacggataagaatatatatataatattatttatctataaatattttagataaaattaatattattcaaatctaattaatttaaaattagttttagtttgtaaaaattaagtttaatcttaaacttaatattaacatatattttatcccatCGACACccacttaacccctcaattgaccatcatcttgtgactcacactttttcatatgcatttttATCCCCTCGGTAAACCAccatcaatcttagtcgacctcaattgatgatacacctcttatatctcgtcaaactcaaccactaaccctctAATTaactctcatcttgtgactcacactttttttatatgtctctttatcctctCAGCAAACCACCCACTGACCATaattttgtgactcacacttttttatattcctctatccctcgacaaaccactcacaaatcttagtcaacctctcttttagtctcacttcaacaaatcaacaatcaatcctAATTGATCATagacctcttatccaacgtcaatccaaccactaaccaccacccgacatccatctcgtgacctcacattttcaaatgctttCCAAACCAACCCACTAATTCtgacatcacactcgacaaaccactcaccacccgacattcatcacgtgacctcacactttcaaatgcttacCAAACCAACCGCTAATTTCTGcctcacacttgacaaaccacccaccacccgacctccatctcgtgacctcacattttcaaatgctcgctaAACCAGccactaattccaacctcacactcgataaaccacccaccacccgacctccatctcgtgacctcacacttttaaatgttcgccaaatcaaccactaattctgattGATTAAAGAcatcttatccaacgtcaaaccaaccactaaccaccatCCGACATCCATCTCTTGACCTCACAcattcaaatgctcgtcaaaccaaccactaatttcaacctcacactcgacaaactacccaccacccgacctccatctcgtgacctcacactttcaaatgctcaccaaactaaccactaattccgacctcacacttgagaaaccacccaccactcgacctgcatattgtgacctcacactttcaaatgctcgtcaaactaaccactaattctaATTGAGCACATACCTCTTATCCaatgtcaaaccaaccactaaccaccacctAACCTTCATCTCGTTACCTCACATTTTAAATGCTTgccaaactaaccactaattccgacctcacactcgacaaactatccaccacccgacctccatcttgtgacctcacacttttaaatgctcgccaaaccaaccactaattccaacctcatactagacaaaccacccactaccCGACCTtctctcgtgacctcacactttcaaatgctcgccaaaccaatcactaattccgacctcacactcgaaaaaccacccaccacccgacctccaaaatataaatttgcatgttttgggattTGAATCCTAATCTTAAGTATGAACACTTAAACCgttagaccacttatgattgttgaaataattttattttttgtgtatgtatatatattttatatttattattaattagttattttatattaatcaaaaaattatttatactattaaagaaaattatatatatatatatatatatatatatatatatatatatatatatatatatatatatatatatgagagaaaaaatatatgagaaaagataaaatgtatttatataaaattaatgatgaaaaatatatataagataattacatctatttatatatataaattattgataaatatatatatatatatatatatatatatatatatatatatatatgattagagaatatatatataattaattaataatatagaaaataatttggaaaaaaaattagttattattatttatcatttataaaaaaaaactttatatatatatatatatatatatatattatagtgttaatatatataattaatata is part of the Impatiens glandulifera chromosome 1, dImpGla2.1, whole genome shotgun sequence genome and encodes:
- the LOC124920300 gene encoding peptide chain release factor PrfB3, chloroplastic isoform X1, with protein sequence MAAVEPVCGGAIDSVGPFAPKWKPSKSLSFRMHRPSLFSVRATQLSDDNDKAFKELGMFSLRKKIEAAVDRAELLAPMALEREEARRIKQEERVRGHDLWNNVHQSSDLLVKLANSTKVVEALKDLTYKAEEAKLITQLVDLDAINYGFFRQAYTASLDVSKLLDEYELSNLLRGPFDNEGACVKIEAGTMGFQSEIWVEKLLKMYTKWAEKQGFKGRIVEKCLLADGGIKSVEIEFEFKYAYGYLLGERGVHSMIGSFPETSSPHMVSLAAVDVIPLFLETSPDLLINDEDLEISSLSSRAKNNHIGSAVSIHHLPTGLRVKSSGERSCFANKMKAINRLKAKLLVIMRGLGLSDVKSVERNAIGGVWEEQARRYVFHPNKIVQDVKTGTQLNDLNFVLDGNFEHFIAASINCRQT
- the LOC124920300 gene encoding peptide chain release factor PrfB3, chloroplastic isoform X2 codes for the protein MFSLRKKIEAAVDRAELLAPMALEREEARRIKQEERVRGHDLWNNVHQSSDLLVKLANSTKVVEALKDLTYKAEEAKLITQLVDLDAINYGFFRQAYTASLDVSKLLDEYELSNLLRGPFDNEGACVKIEAGTMGFQSEIWVEKLLKMYTKWAEKQGFKGRIVEKCLLADGGIKSVEIEFEFKYAYGYLLGERGVHSMIGSFPETSSPHMVSLAAVDVIPLFLETSPDLLINDEDLEISSLSSRAKNNHIGSAVSIHHLPTGLRVKSSGERSCFANKMKAINRLKAKLLVIMRGLGLSDVKSVERNAIGGVWEEQARRYVFHPNKIVQDVKTGTQLNDLNFVLDGNFEHFIAASINCRQT